AACTGCACGCCCTCCAGCGGCAACGACTTGTGACGCACGCCCATGATCACGCCGTCCGCCGTTGTCGCGCTGACCTCGAAGGTGTCTTCCGGCAGCGACCCCGGCTTGATGATCAGCGAGTGGTAGCGGGCGGCCGTGAACGGCGACGGGATGCCCGCGAACAGCGTCCGGCCATCGTGGTGGACCAAGTCGGTCTTGCCGTGCATGAGCTTGTTGGCCCGCTCCACGACGCCCCCGAAGCGGTCGCCGATGCACTGATGGCCCAGGCAGACGCCGAGCGTCGGGATGCGCTTGTTCGCCAAATGCTCGATGACGTCCGACGACACACCCGCCTCATTCGGCGTGCAC
The nucleotide sequence above comes from Planctomycetota bacterium. Encoded proteins:
- a CDS encoding aminodeoxychorismate/anthranilate synthase component II; this translates as MLLLIDNYDSFTYNLVQLVETVARDATPSLEVKVVRNDAITVDEAAQLPVSHLLVSPGPCTPNEAGVSSDVIEHLANKRIPTLGVCLGHQCIGDRFGGVVERANKLMHGKTDLVHHDGRTLFAGIPSPFTAARYHSLIIKPGSLPEDTFEVSATTADGVIMGVRHKSLPLEGVQFHPESFMTEHGDTLIRNFLRLVP